In Onychostoma macrolepis isolate SWU-2019 chromosome 12, ASM1243209v1, whole genome shotgun sequence, a single window of DNA contains:
- the rbp4 gene encoding retinol-binding protein 4, giving the protein MLRLCIALCVLATCWAQDCLVSNITVKQDFDRMRYQGTWYAVAKKDPVGLFLLDNIVANFKVEEDGTMTATAMGRVIILNNWEICANMFGTFEDTEDPARFKMKYWGAASYLQTGYDDHWIIDTDYDNYAIHYSCRELDVDGTCLDGYSFIFSRHPDGLRPEDQKNVTEKKQEICFLGKYRRVSHTGFCDSA; this is encoded by the exons ATGCTCAGGCTCTGCATAGCTCTCTGTGTCCTGGCGACATGCTGGGCGCAGGACTGTCTGGTGAGCAACATCACCGTTAAACAGGACTTTGACAGGATGAGG TATCAAGGAACATGGTATGCCGTGGCCAAGAAAGACCCCGTTGGGCTTTTCCTTCTTGATAATATTGTAGCCAATTTCAAAGTGGAGGAGGATGGAACCATGACAGCCACCGCCATGGGTAGAGTCATCATTCTCAA CAATTGGGAGATATGCGCCAATATGTTTGGCACTTTTGAAGATACAGAAGACCCTGCTAGGTTCAAGATGAAATACTGGGGAGCCGCATCATATCTCCAGACTGGAT ATGATGACCACTGGATCATTGACACCGACTATGATAACTACGCCATCCACTACTCCTGCAGAGAGCTTGATGTGGATGGAACCTGCTTGGACGGTTATTCCTTCATCTTCTCCAGACATCCTGATGGCCTCAGACCTGAAGACCAGAAGAACGTTACAGAGAAGAAACAGGAGATCTGCTTCCTGGGCAAATACAGACGCGTTTCACACACTG GTTTCTGTGACTCTGCCTAA
- the pde6c gene encoding cone cGMP-specific 3',5'-cyclic phosphodiesterase subunit alpha' isoform X1, with translation MADKDSVEKYLENNPQFAKEYFDKKVRCEVIAAAFAENLDIKDPASFKDVSQIQEATVIFDMIKEMHSQPIMEKAMHKVLQRICLLLNADRCSYFIYRARNGIPELATCLFDITPTSKYEANVVNPQSEIVFPTDIGIVGQIVTSKKSANVPDVKQNTKFSDFVDKQTGYTTKNMLAAPLMNGKDPLGVVMAINKVGGNEFSKTDEDLFSKYMTFATVIALQHYTSYMYNVESRRSQVLLWSASKVFEELTDIERQFHKALYTVRNYLQCERYSVGLLDMTKEKEFYDEWPVKLGDVEPYKGPKTPDGREIIFYKIIDYLLEAKEEIKVIPTPPVDHWALVSGLPTYVAENGFICNMMNVAADDFFTFQKEAVDESGFIIKNVLSLPIVNKKEEIVGVATFFNRKDGKPFDEQDEQITEALTQFLGWSVLNCDTYDKLNRTEWRREIAAEMVIYQTKATPAEVQQILNTKEKFDMNPEDCDQKEMYKLLRTNIPEAKDVDLLLFSFSDLPVSELDLIKCGIRCFFELGVVEKFKVPAEVLTRWMYTVRKGYRDITYHNWRHGFNVGQTMFCLLQTGRLRKYYSDLDAFAMVAAAFCHDIDHRGTNNLYQTKSGSPLAKLHGSSILERHHLDYSKTLMAEESVNIFQSLQKRQFETVQHLHDVCIIATDLALYFKKRTMFQKIVDATEPMTDEKEAIAYVSNNPIRKEIIMAMMMTGCDLSAITKPWEVQSKVALMVAAEFWEQGDLERTVLDQQPIPMMDRNKADELPKMQCGFIDFVCSFVYKEFSRFHKEITPMFDGLNNNRVHWKELADIYQAKVDAIENERKRLEEEQAKKAAGEDAGGEGGKSKTCTIF, from the exons ATGGCAGACAAGGATAGTGTGGAAAAATACTTGGAGAATAACCCTCAGTTTGCCAAAGAGTATTTTGACAAGAAGGTCCGATGCGAGGTCATCGCCGCCGCTTTTGCCGAGAACCTTGACATCAAAGATCCGGCCTCGTTCAAGGATGTCAGCCAAATCCAGGAGGCCACCGTCATCTTTGACATGATCAAAGAAATGCATTCGCAGCCCATTATGGAAAAGGCCATGCACAAGGTCCTGCAGAGGATATGTTTGCTGTTGAACGCCGACCGCTGCAGCTATTTCATATACCGAGCCAGAAACGGCATCCCTGAGCTCGCTACGTGTCTTTTCGATATCACCCCTACCTCCAAATATGAGGCAAATGTGGTCAACCCTCAATCTGAAATTGTCTTCCCTACTGACATTGGCATAGTTGGCCAAATAGTGACCAGCAAAAAATCTGCTAATGTTCCGGATGTCAAACAG AATACCAAATTCAGTGATTTTGTGGACAAGCAAACAGGATACACCACTAAAAACATGCTGGCTGCCCCTCTCATGAACGGGAAAGATCCACTCGGTGTGGTCATGGCAATAAACAAAGTGGGAGGAAATGAATTCTCCAAAACAGATGAAGAT CTCTTCTCCAAGTACATGACCTTCGCCACAGTCATTGCCCTACAGCATTACACCTCATACATGTATAATGTGGAATCTAGGAGAAGCCAG GTTCTTCTATGGTCTGCGAGCAAAGTCTTTGAAGAGTTGACGGACATTGAGCGACAGTTTCACAAGGCCCTGTACACCGTCAGGAACTACCTCCAGTGCGAGAGGTACTCTGTCGGTCTTCTGGACATGACCAAAGAAAAG GAGTTTTACGATGAGTGGCCAGTTAAATTGGGAGACGTGGAGCCATACAAAGGCCCAAAGACACCTGACGGCAGG GAAATCATCTTCTACAAGATCATTGATTATCTCTTAGAGGCCAAAGAAGAGATCAAAGTCATACC AACTCCTCCTGTCGACCACTGGGCACTTGTTAGCGGCCTCCCCACCTATGTAGCTGAAAATGGCTTT atttgtaacatgatgaatgttGCTGCTGATGACTTCTTTACATTCCAG AAAGAAGCTGTGGACGAGTCAGGTTTCATCATCAAAAACGTCCTGTCCCTTCCCATTGTCAACAAGAAAGAAGAAATTGTGGGTGTTGCCACTTTCTTCAATCGGAAGGATGGAAAGCCATTTGATGAGCAGGATGAACAAATTACTGAA GCCCTAACACAGTTCCTAGGATGGTCTGTACTGAATTGTGACACATATGACAAACTGAATCGGACAGAGTGGAGAAGAGAGATCGCAGCTGAAATGGTCATATACCAGACCAAAGCCACCCCAGCTGAAGTCCAGCAGATTCTG AACACGAAGGAGAAGTTTGACATGAACCCCGAGGACTGCGATCAGAAGGAAATGTACAAACTCTTG AGAACCAACATTCCGGAAGCCAAAGATGTCGATCtgctattatttagttttagtgacTTACCTGTCTCTGAGCTTGACCTGATCAAGTGTGGCATTCGCTGTTTCTTTGAACTTGGAGTGGTAGAGAAGTTCAAAGTGCCAGCAGAG GTCCTGACAAGATGGATGTACACCGTACGAAAGGGCTACAGAGATATCACCTACCATAACTGGAGGCACGGGTTTAACGTGGGCCAGACTATGTTCTGTCTTCTGCAA ACTGGAAGGCTGAGAAAATACTACTCAGACCTTGATGCCTTTGCGATGGTAGCGGCTGCGTTTTGTCACGATATTGACCACAGGGGTACCAACAATCTCTACCAGACAAA GAGCGGATCACCACTGGCCAAGCTCCATGGCTCCTCCATCTTGGAAAGGCACCATCTTGATTACAGCAAGACGCTGATGGCAGAAGAG AGCGTTAACATTTTCCAAAGTTTGCAGAAACGCCAGTTTGAGACAGTCCAGCATTTGCACGATGTCTGCATCATTGCGACTGACCTGGCCTTGTATTTCAA AAAAAGGACCATGTTCCAGAAGATCGTTGATGCCACTGAACCAATGACTGATGAGAAGGAAGCGATTGCCTACGTGTCCAACAATCCCATTAGGAAGGAAATCATTAT GGCAATGATGATGACTGGATGTGACTTGTCTGCCATTACCAAGCCATGGGAGGTCCAGAGCAAA GTGGCTCTCATGGTGGCAGCTGAATTCTGGGAGCAGGGAGACCTGGAGAGGACTGTGCTAGACCAACAACCTATT CCCATGATGGACAGGAACAAGGCGGATGAACTTCCGAAGATGCAGTGTGGTTTCATTGACTTTGTGTGCTCGTTTGTGTACAAG GAATTTTCAAGGTTCCACAAAGAGATCACTCCCATGTTTGATGGGCTGAACAACAACAGGGTCCATTGGAAGGAACTGGCTGATATTTACCAAGCAAAAGTAGACGCTATAGAGAACGAACGAAAACGACTAGAAGAGGAGCAGGCTAAAAAAG CCGCTGGTGAGGATGCAGGTGGAGAGGGAGGAAAGTCCAAAACCTGCACCATATTTTAA
- the pde6c gene encoding cone cGMP-specific 3',5'-cyclic phosphodiesterase subunit alpha' isoform X2, which produces MADKDSVEKYLENNPQFAKEYFDKKVRCEVIAAAFAENLDIKDPASFKDVSQIQEATVIFDMIKEMHSQPIMEKAMHKVLQRICLLLNADRCSYFIYRARNGIPELATCLFDITPTSKYEANVVNPQSEIVFPTDIGIVGQIVTSKKSANVPDVKQNTKFSDFVDKQTGYTTKNMLAAPLMNGKDPLGVVMAINKVGGNEFSKTDEDLFSKYMTFATVIALQHYTSYMYNVESRRSQVLLWSASKVFEELTDIERQFHKALYTVRNYLQCERYSVGLLDMTKEKEFYDEWPVKLGDVEPYKGPKTPDGREIIFYKIIDYLLEAKEEIKVIPTPPVDHWALVSGLPTYVAENGFICNMMNVAADDFFTFQKEAVDESGFIIKNVLSLPIVNKKEEIVGVATFFNRKDGKPFDEQDEQITEALTQFLGWSVLNCDTYDKLNRTEWRREIAAEMVIYQTKATPAEVQQILNTKEKFDMNPEDCDQKEMYKLLRTNIPEAKDVDLLLFSFSDLPVSELDLIKCGIRCFFELGVVEKFKVPAEVLTRWMYTVRKGYRDITYHNWRHGFNVGQTMFCLLQTGRLRKYYSDLDAFAMVAAAFCHDIDHRGTNNLYQTKSGSPLAKLHGSSILERHHLDYSKTLMAEESVNIFQSLQKRQFETVQHLHDVCIIATDLALYFKKRTMFQKIVDATEPMTDEKEAIAYVSNNPIRKEIIMAMMMTGCDLSAITKPWEVQSKVALMVAAEFWEQGDLERTVLDQQPIPMMDRNKADELPKMQCGFIDFVCSFVYKEFSRFHKEITPMFDGLNNNRVHWKELADIYQAKVDAIENERKRLEEEQAKKGGEGGKSKTCTIF; this is translated from the exons ATGGCAGACAAGGATAGTGTGGAAAAATACTTGGAGAATAACCCTCAGTTTGCCAAAGAGTATTTTGACAAGAAGGTCCGATGCGAGGTCATCGCCGCCGCTTTTGCCGAGAACCTTGACATCAAAGATCCGGCCTCGTTCAAGGATGTCAGCCAAATCCAGGAGGCCACCGTCATCTTTGACATGATCAAAGAAATGCATTCGCAGCCCATTATGGAAAAGGCCATGCACAAGGTCCTGCAGAGGATATGTTTGCTGTTGAACGCCGACCGCTGCAGCTATTTCATATACCGAGCCAGAAACGGCATCCCTGAGCTCGCTACGTGTCTTTTCGATATCACCCCTACCTCCAAATATGAGGCAAATGTGGTCAACCCTCAATCTGAAATTGTCTTCCCTACTGACATTGGCATAGTTGGCCAAATAGTGACCAGCAAAAAATCTGCTAATGTTCCGGATGTCAAACAG AATACCAAATTCAGTGATTTTGTGGACAAGCAAACAGGATACACCACTAAAAACATGCTGGCTGCCCCTCTCATGAACGGGAAAGATCCACTCGGTGTGGTCATGGCAATAAACAAAGTGGGAGGAAATGAATTCTCCAAAACAGATGAAGAT CTCTTCTCCAAGTACATGACCTTCGCCACAGTCATTGCCCTACAGCATTACACCTCATACATGTATAATGTGGAATCTAGGAGAAGCCAG GTTCTTCTATGGTCTGCGAGCAAAGTCTTTGAAGAGTTGACGGACATTGAGCGACAGTTTCACAAGGCCCTGTACACCGTCAGGAACTACCTCCAGTGCGAGAGGTACTCTGTCGGTCTTCTGGACATGACCAAAGAAAAG GAGTTTTACGATGAGTGGCCAGTTAAATTGGGAGACGTGGAGCCATACAAAGGCCCAAAGACACCTGACGGCAGG GAAATCATCTTCTACAAGATCATTGATTATCTCTTAGAGGCCAAAGAAGAGATCAAAGTCATACC AACTCCTCCTGTCGACCACTGGGCACTTGTTAGCGGCCTCCCCACCTATGTAGCTGAAAATGGCTTT atttgtaacatgatgaatgttGCTGCTGATGACTTCTTTACATTCCAG AAAGAAGCTGTGGACGAGTCAGGTTTCATCATCAAAAACGTCCTGTCCCTTCCCATTGTCAACAAGAAAGAAGAAATTGTGGGTGTTGCCACTTTCTTCAATCGGAAGGATGGAAAGCCATTTGATGAGCAGGATGAACAAATTACTGAA GCCCTAACACAGTTCCTAGGATGGTCTGTACTGAATTGTGACACATATGACAAACTGAATCGGACAGAGTGGAGAAGAGAGATCGCAGCTGAAATGGTCATATACCAGACCAAAGCCACCCCAGCTGAAGTCCAGCAGATTCTG AACACGAAGGAGAAGTTTGACATGAACCCCGAGGACTGCGATCAGAAGGAAATGTACAAACTCTTG AGAACCAACATTCCGGAAGCCAAAGATGTCGATCtgctattatttagttttagtgacTTACCTGTCTCTGAGCTTGACCTGATCAAGTGTGGCATTCGCTGTTTCTTTGAACTTGGAGTGGTAGAGAAGTTCAAAGTGCCAGCAGAG GTCCTGACAAGATGGATGTACACCGTACGAAAGGGCTACAGAGATATCACCTACCATAACTGGAGGCACGGGTTTAACGTGGGCCAGACTATGTTCTGTCTTCTGCAA ACTGGAAGGCTGAGAAAATACTACTCAGACCTTGATGCCTTTGCGATGGTAGCGGCTGCGTTTTGTCACGATATTGACCACAGGGGTACCAACAATCTCTACCAGACAAA GAGCGGATCACCACTGGCCAAGCTCCATGGCTCCTCCATCTTGGAAAGGCACCATCTTGATTACAGCAAGACGCTGATGGCAGAAGAG AGCGTTAACATTTTCCAAAGTTTGCAGAAACGCCAGTTTGAGACAGTCCAGCATTTGCACGATGTCTGCATCATTGCGACTGACCTGGCCTTGTATTTCAA AAAAAGGACCATGTTCCAGAAGATCGTTGATGCCACTGAACCAATGACTGATGAGAAGGAAGCGATTGCCTACGTGTCCAACAATCCCATTAGGAAGGAAATCATTAT GGCAATGATGATGACTGGATGTGACTTGTCTGCCATTACCAAGCCATGGGAGGTCCAGAGCAAA GTGGCTCTCATGGTGGCAGCTGAATTCTGGGAGCAGGGAGACCTGGAGAGGACTGTGCTAGACCAACAACCTATT CCCATGATGGACAGGAACAAGGCGGATGAACTTCCGAAGATGCAGTGTGGTTTCATTGACTTTGTGTGCTCGTTTGTGTACAAG GAATTTTCAAGGTTCCACAAAGAGATCACTCCCATGTTTGATGGGCTGAACAACAACAGGGTCCATTGGAAGGAACTGGCTGATATTTACCAAGCAAAAGTAGACGCTATAGAGAACGAACGAAAACGACTAGAAGAGGAGCAGGCTAAAAAAG GTGGAGAGGGAGGAAAGTCCAAAACCTGCACCATATTTTAA